The genomic stretch NNNNNNNNNNNNNNNNNNNNNNNNNNNNNNNNNNNNNNNNNNNNNNNNNNNNNNNNNNNNNNNNNNNNNNNNNNNNAAACTATCAAACAAGATAAAATTATTAGAGAATGTTAGTTTAGATGAAGCAGAAAGTATTTTAAATAAAAAAAGAATATTAGACAATATTGATTTAGAAGAAATATCAAAAGTAAAAAATACAATAAGGCTCTTTGAAAATATATTATATCAGGATAACTTTTCTTTATTTAGAAAAATTTTAGTAAAGGAAGAAATAGATAAAAATCAATATGCTTTGGAATTTAGCGGAAATGAATATAGTTATTTAATGGCTAATGCTTCTTCCCCAATAGCAGGACAGGAATTTTCAGTAGAATGTTGGTTTTATTTAAAGTTAAATAATAGATTACAGGAAATTGTAGCAGAAGGAATAAGCACATCTACTGGTTATGGTTATGGAATTTATAGAGAAGTTGATAATAATGTTTCTTTTGGAATATGTGGAGTTTCTGGAAGAATGAAAGTTTATTATCCTTGTGAATTAAATAAATGGTATCACGCAGTTTTAACCTATAAATCAGGAGTTGGAGGAAGTGCGTATATTAACGGAAAAAAAATAGGAAATTTTAATAATGTTGGAAATTTATATTATTATTATGAAGGTATGTATGTAGGATTTAGATTAGGAGGGTGGCCTTTTTTAAGCACTGATCCTTATTTTAAAGGAAAAGTAGATGAAGTTAGAATATATAATAGAATTTTAACTGATGAAGAAGTAAGAGAGCATTTTAATTTTATATTTAAAAACGAAAGCAGTTTAGCGTTATATTATAATTTAAATGAAGGAAGCGGAACTACTGCTTATGATAAATCAGGGAATAATAGAAATGGGGCTATATATAATGCGGTATATGTTCCTTCTGAAATTTACAAGAGGAACTTTACAGATGTTATAAATTTACTTAATGAGATAAATATTAGCGATAGCATAATAGAAAGTGAGAATATAGAAAAGAAAAAAGAAGTTTTATTATCTGATAATATAACCGAATTAGATAATATAATTATTTTA from bacterium encodes the following:
- a CDS encoding LamG domain-containing protein, with amino-acid sequence KLSNKIKLLENVSLDEAESILNKKRILDNIDLEEISKVKNTIRLFENILYQDNFSLFRKILVKEEIDKNQYALEFSGNEYSYLMANASSPIAGQEFSVECWFYLKLNNRLQEIVAEGISTSTGYGYGIYREVDNNVSFGICGVSGRMKVYYPCELNKWYHAVLTYKSGVGGSAYINGKKIGNFNNVGNLYYYYEGMYVGFRLGGWPFLSTDPYFKGKVDEVRIYNRILTDEEVREHFNFIFKNESSLALYYNLNEGSGTTAYDKSGNNRNGAIYNAVYVPSEIYKRNFTDVINLLNEINISDSIIESENIEKKKEVLLSDNITELDNIIILNKIIFSENIDVKEIIKNLVEILLKENINEEEKIYIISFIFLKDSIKEDEEAS